In Colias croceus chromosome 8, ilColCroc2.1, a genomic segment contains:
- the LOC123693815 gene encoding phospholipase A1-like, with amino-acid sequence MNSVVGFTLSLFFALCSADDYGDKEAKVRFYLSTFDKYEELPLHQSHEIINSSWYNKSRNTVIFCHGFTGFPTGPAVEAVIKAYLEQGESNVALLNWEQLAAHSMSSIPSSYLNWAAPNARKLGVRFAETLGNLSAVGVDLTRLYLIGHSLGAHVFGIAGNNLRHNGILLPWIIGLDPAAVGFENKPPVLRLNPGSAALVTVIHSDPSKYGSKASLGTVDFWPNFRAVGPVVQPGCQNRPAPVLSAEDLCNHHRSWQLLVDSIKHPGTLIGSRARNYKIWKRYNNDQRLATTLSLETFKKDVKPGNYYFVTNAESPYGLGVDGL; translated from the exons CCCTCTGTTCCGCGGACGACTATGGCGACAAAGAAGCTAAAGTGAGGTTTTACTTGAG taCCTTTGATAAATATGAAGAGCTGCCTCTACATCAATCTCATGAAATCATAAATTCATCGTGGTATAATAAAAGCCGTAATacagttattttttgtcacgGTTTTACAG GTTTTCCTACTGGTCCAGCCGTGGAAGCTGTAATAAAAGCATATTTGGAGCAAGGCGAAAGTAACGTAGCACTTCTCAATTGGGAGCAGTTGGCAGCGCATTCGATGTCCAGCATTCCCTCCTCTTACCTCAATTGGGCAGCACCTAACGCTagaaaa CTTGGCGTCCGCTTTGCTGAAACGCTCGGGAACCTTTCGGCTGTCGGCGTTGACTTAACCAGGCTGTATTTAATTGGACATTCTCTGGGAGCACACGTCTTTGGAATTGCGGGAAACAATTTAAGACATAATGGAATTCTTTTGCCCTG GATTATCGGACTAGATCCAGCGGCTGTAGGATTCGAAAATAAACCCCCAGTTTTACGACTGAACCCGGGGTCTGCGGCACTAGTTACTGTCATTCACTCGGATCCAAGTAAATATGGTAGTAAGGCATCACTTGGTACTGTTGACTTCTGGCCCAATTTTAGGGCAGTGGGACCAGTGGTACAGCCAGGATGTCAAAATAGACCGGCACCCGTGCTGTCGGCGGAAG atctCTGTAACCACCACCGAAGCTGGCAGTTATTAGTTGACTCTATAAAACATCCGGGAACACTTATAGGGTCGCGAGCAAGAAACTATAAAATTTGGAAACGATACAATAACGACCAGCGTCTTGCCACGACCCTATCTcttgaaacatttaaaaaggACGT GAAACCCGGAAATTACTATTTTGTAACGAATGCCGAATCTCCGTATGGTTTAGGCGTTGATGGATTATGA